AGAGGAAAGCTTCCATCTTGATCCTCCATAGACCGAAGTCGTTGGTCCCATCGAATTTGTCGATGTCGTATCTTGCTGCAGTTGGTGCCATAGGGTTTTGAGTATCTGATTCGCCCTCCTGAGGTTTCTTGATGAATCTTGAATGCCACTGAGATTtaaggctctaataccaagtTGTTGGAATAATCCCCAGCTCCGAAACACTCAATCACACTCTAAAATCACAACTGAAACACTCCCTGAATCACTCACTGAAGCACATACAAGATTCTCGGTAAATCAGAGAACAAATCAACAACCAACAATCAATAACACCAagaattttatcctggttcggccTTGTGAAAGACCTACATCCAAACTGCCCTTAGGCGCTTttatcttcactatcttgaatgaaCTTGAAAAGATTACATGCACTAATCTATCTCTCCAGCCTTATACACAGAACTGCTGAGAGTTTTCCCTACCAAACTACAAAGATATACCCTCTAAGTATTTCGGTAGAAACCAGCGCATActcctccctttctctcttcccAAGACAGAATAAAAGCATACCCCTAAAGCTAACACCTGACCCCTATTTATGCAACATAGAGGCGGTAACAGAATGCTATTAAAAACAATCTATCGACAGTTACAACTAACTGACCGATTAACTAACTAGCTAACTAACCATTCTAGAAACAAGCCTTCTAGAATAAAACAAGTGATATACAAAACTTAACAGCAGAAAGACAAAACCGACTCCCTCAAGATATAcaagctaatctaatacaagtgtTTTACAACACAAACCACGCACTAAACTCTAGCATACCATCCAGGTAGCGAAACATGAACATCGCTAACCTATCTTGAATCATATATTCTTGTTGGCGCACAATTTGGGACTCAAAATGCACAGCATTCCCAAACCCCATACGCTTCGACCAACAAACACCAACTTAGAGAAGGGGGAAAAAACTAGAAACAGTAAAATAGAACTCGTACGCATTTATGCATAATAGAGGATTTCAGCCACCACTGACTTGAAACACTGGGAACCCAGAAACTGAAGCCTGCAAGTATCTAAACCCTACATTAATTGACTTAAACTTTCTGAAGAAAACAGTTTTTGAGTCTGTTTGTAAATAGGATAAACAGTAACTACCCGAAATGTAGAGGGCAAGGAGCAGGACCGGGGGGAAGAGTGGGTCCAACTGCAGGGACGGTGGCGGTGAAGGGTGTTCTGAAACTGCGGCGGTGGAATCCTAGAATCGATTGGGGCGGCGGTGCAGAACAATGGAGAGGCAGGGAGGCCATTGTACTGCCCAACAGTGAAGCATATCATGCGGGCAAAGTGACACCATGGTTAGGTGCATAAAAAGGAGGAATTTAATGAATGGCTGCGGATTAAGAGGTGCACGGAAGAAGTCGTGCTACCTACTCGTGTTTTTGCCACGTGGAAATCTGCCCGTATGACATTTAGGtagacatttttttatttaaaagccGGGCCGGGGAAAGATATTTTAATAggataattaaagtaaaaactAGAAGAAACTACTTGAATATAATACTAACCAGATAAGATAATTACTTGTATATGGCTGCAACCagatcatatttttattttaatagaatAGAATAATTAGCAGCAGTGAATGGTTAGTAGTAGTGGAAACAATGATGATGGTACGCACTGGTAGGTAACAATTCGCATTCATTCATTAACAAATCAAAAGAATTGTGAAAATTTTTGCTGTGAAATACATACGCCCACGTTacatttatgtaatttatatttcaAGTAACTGCAACTTTAAGAAGCAAAGCTATTAATCATGTTGTTATCAATGATTTATTTAGTCTCGACAGTCATTGGGTGCTTAGACTGTTTTtgctaaaattttatcatttcatttgcttcgcccacatatagatttattaatatttttttacttgttcAAACCATTTcaatggcatatatatatatatatatatcttatttttaataagtgtcacttaaaatttttttaattcttttttctttttttttttttgcgattATGCATTCCCATTTTAATTAATCTATTATTGTGCATACCCTAGAACTTAACTGCTCAACCTTCTTAGTCAGATAGAAGTAGTCCTAAAAGTTAAAAACTGTCTGATAAATCTTCTCCtgactaaatttaattattaaactaaaaaaattcaagatagaaaaatatgataatacTAAAAAAACCATTAATAATGGCACGGAAGATAATCAAGCAAGTTCAATCTAATTATTCTAAGCATGGCCACGACAGCTTTATAAATTATAACCAACAAGATACACCCAAATGTTACCGTGTGTTTGTTGCTTTGAGAAAAATGataggaaaaagagagagaaaaatatttatatatattcaatccCACTAAAATTGACGAGCCTAGGTTGATATAGGCACATCATCTCCCACCTTTCCAGTATATAGAATAGGAACAAGAATAacgaaataaaaaataaactttagcCTTTATTGGCTACTTTCCTTCCTTAAAAAAGTGCAACAAGGAGCCTgaggtgatgatgatgatagtgGAAGTACAAGCAAAAAGAAAATCCTGAATCAACAGCAGAGAGTTTAACCACAAGCCAAACTCTAGGACTCAGCAAAGCAAGAGAACAAGCTAACAAGAAGGATCTAACTAAATTCAGAACTCCCCGGATAGAGGGGGTTGGTCCAGCAGCTGAGCAAACCAAATGGCCATCAAATTTTTACATTCAGACCCAAAAACATCCCACCTTATTCCCTTCAACTCACCATTCCCCTCAAAAAAATATCCATTATTGAGAAAAAGGATGCGGCAATCAGTCCTAGTTAATCAATGGTTTAAGCCGATTTCTTGCAGAACTTTTCTAGCCATTCCATAGTAACACTCTTCGGCCTCTCCAGTGGCAATCCAAGAGCTCGGTCCCATATTAGCTAAAAAGGAAGGAAGATATCGTATGAGATCAAGGAAAGACTATATTATCAATCGGAAAAAGAGGAGAAATATAATGAGGTAGAGAAAACCTGAGAGCAAATCCCAATAGACCTTGATACTCCAAAAAGCACGGTGTAGTATCTGTCCAGATTATATTTTTAAGGGTGTTATAATCTATTCAAATTAGTCACACCTAAACTAAATTGATTTAACAGTTCAGTCAGGgaacaaaacagaaaatataGAGTTCACATACCTTGCTTCAGTTAGACCATAATAGTTCAGCAACACCCCACTGTGGGCATCAACATTGGGCCAAGGGTTTTTCACCTGGAAGCATTTAATGATCCCCAAAACAACCTACGTTAGATCAATGTCCAAATCATAGGcaacaaatatagaaaaataaaagaagatcaACAATAACCATCTGTTGCATAGTTTGAACTACAACAAATCACTGGCCAACTGTTTTAACTATTTTTGTTTCACGCGGAAGGCTAtttgaaacacacacacatagagacCCCAGGACATACAGAAGAAAACACAAATCCTGTAACACCAGCTTTGTTGCATTATTTCTCTTAGCTCCTCCaagtaatgttttcaaaaaaacTCGGCTGCTCTTTGCATGGAAACCAGATAAAATGTGGTGCATTGATAGCAAGTTTAAGGTGCAGATCTCATTCGAGGCAAACTTATTTAAGCTATGTACAGGCATAAGCAGTTACCTtgccaagttcagtaagtatagGAGGCACTACTTCATAAAGCTTTGACACCTACAAAATTGATAACAAGGTTATATTTGCAAATcaataaaacatcaatttggACGAATTTTTCCCATGAAAAGGTCAACTATTTTTAGGCAATGAAGGTTTAGGTAACCACCAGCTGAAACAGTGGATCATCAGGTAGATGCTTCAATGCAAACTCCCTTTGACACGTGTACCTTGGATCAGTATTGCGCAAAACTCCATGTCCAAATCCAGGAACAACCTGTACGTTTTAAGAAATGATACAAATTAAAGACGAAACCATTATAATTTATGATGTCAATGCTTCTGACAGTGTCTAAAATTGGAAATAGAGTACAACTAAAAGTTGCATGTCCATTTTGGCTATAGtatcaaaagacaaatgaaTTGGGCAAACTCATGCCAGGCAATGCAAAAGGAAGAACACCATTGTTGCAatatagagaaagaaattaaGGACAAGATATTTGAGATGAAATTATTAACAACATTTCTGGCCGCTAACCTCAAAAGCCCAGGGGGGACCATAAAAGAGCTAGGATTGTAAGTTCAGATGGTTATGACGACAGAATTAAGGGTTAAGTTGAAGCCCCATTCCCGGTCATTAAATCAGAAGATAGATGAATTGGCACATCCAACCCCACCCCCCTCCCGgggttaaaaataataataaaaaacaatgtCACCATGGTTTGGAGGTTTTTCAACTGAAAAAATCAATCATTTAAAACCTaaaaatggaaaggaaattaaGAAGGCAGTGTAAATCGGTGAACTTCTTGGCAAGAAGTGCATAGAATCATTTAGCAAATTAATGATCTTACCTTCCCGCTGTTCAATGTTTTCCAGACATAGTCTTTCAGCTGTTCAGTGGTCATGTTCTCACCATTCTCCTCTACCACAGATTTGATCCATAGCAGAACTTCCTGTAACCAGAATTCAGTTAGCAGGGATAAATTAAGATCAGAATCATGCAAGGCACCATGCACATCTTTTCCCAGCCACAACCATCTGATAATTTAGACTGCATCAAATTTAGTATCAGATTGACCACTGCATATAGGTGGGACTTTCTTTCATGATAAGTTATGCTATTACAGTGGTTCAACTAAAACAATATTTCAAATGCACTATTTGATCTAGTTGACTCTTCAAATCTTGACTAAACTCGATCCACAATAAAGGGCCTAGTTCATTGCATGCACTCTCATTGATTAGCAGCAATGATTCTACCATGGAGAGAATAAAGCATACTTAATGACTCCAATCATCCAGCATGTCATGTGCCTATCTCACATATTGGTCTTCCCAGAAGCATTTTGAGAACTCAAGATAACCAACATTGTGGGACTCTCAGACCTCTTGTAAGCTTTACTTTCAAAACATACAAACtacaaaatgcaaaaagaagTTTGACTAAAACAAAACACTGATTTCAACATATAGTGACACAGTTTCAATTGAAATTGTCAACCACATTCTCAGCACAAATCCACAATTAGATCTCTGATTTGAAGGGTTCACTTTGTGCAAAGGCATCCAATTCAATTGCAACATGGTTGGCATGATACTAAGCATGCCATAATATGAAGTTGGGTGGACAGGCATGATCTTTTGTTATTCCTCTAGATTCATTTATCAATTGCAACCCAATATCAGCTGATTAGCTATTATTGAACCAACAATACTTCTAGCAAATTCTTTTGCTGATTAGCACTATTATTTATTCAAAACAACGGGCAATGGTCCTACTACAACATACACATTCTAAAAAACTCTTCTTGAAACAATAATCAGGGGAAAGCAAATAATGTAACAGAAACTACAATACCTGATTAGCTAAGCCATGGAGCGGTCCAGCCAAGCCATTTAATGCAGCTGCAAATGAAAGGTAAGGATCTGAAAGAGCACTAGCAACCTGAAATGAGCATGACATCAACAATCAGGGAACACATGTCAGCATCTAACAGGTTTGATGGTCATATCCAGAAGCATTGGCATGCAACTCCGAACTAACTTAATTGCAAGTGGTATCTAAAAATTTTTCCATTAAGATAACTATAAGAAGATCATGAAGTCACTTACTAGATGACCAGTGTGAGCACTGACATTTCCTCCTTCATGGTCACTGCAACATGTCaagaaatagatatttattatatcaGGCTTGGGGGCTTCATACATACCTCTTTATCAACAAAAAATTTTAGCATAATTTCATATCAATCAAACTACTAATGCGTATGCAAACTAGATACCTTGGATTTTTGCATATTTTCCACCAAATTTCAGAATTCAGATTAATTGATAGAATACCATAATTGTATATTAAAAGTTATCACTGTGGGCTGATCAAGTCATAAACCCACCTGTGAATGGTGACGTACAGCCTCATAAGCTCATGCATTTCGGGACTATCAAAACCAAGCATCTGAGCAAAATTAGCTCCATAATCAAGGGAATCATCCTTGGGTATAACTTCCCCATTCTTGAACATCCTTcagaaacaaaagaaagcattaaatgcactttGTACACAATAGTCCATAGCGTGCCCTTATACAGCATCAGTCTAATTTTATAACCACAGATCTAATATTACCCAAGAAACTGTCAAAAAGAAATAGCAAATCCAAAATATATGATGGAGAATGAGATACAATATGGTTTAAAAACCTGCGATAGACATATGAAGCCACAAGCGGCACTTGAGCAATCAAACTAAGACAGTCCTCATATGTTGGTTCCCAGTACCTGAAAAGAGAATAATCTTCAGCGTTTGGATAGCAAAGGGTGAGACAAACTGCAGACACGTCTGCAAAGAAAATTACTTGGATTTTGCGATTCCCTTTTCATATGCCTTCTGAAATTCACTCTGAACCTGAATGAAAGTAAGCCATTGAATTCAGTATAGATCTACTTGGAAAACTCAACATTGAAAGATGATAAACCATGTCAAATTATCACTTCGCTCAATTTTAATAGgcttcaataaaataattaagtgaCACAATAGTACAGATGAGGAGATGCAGTAATGAAACCATAACTTTTTGAAATATGTGtgcatgtgcgtgtgtgtaaCATTCATTAACCATAGTTATTAGAACCAAACCAGAGATTAACCCACTAACTTGGTTCACAGTTCAATCCAGTCAACCAGTGTTATAAGATTAACTGAAAATCTCAATTCTTTTTCTACTATTATTACctatataatataaacaattctGTAGTCCAGCAGAATAGTGGCATCATTTCCATATAATAGGGCCAGGTTTGAAACTTGCTGGCATCTAAGTGTTTTCCAGCTCCCAACATTGAGCTAGTCCATACAGCATATGCAAGCACTTTGTATTAGTAAATTAAAATCTGAACTAAACGTAAGACATGTGATGTCGTAATGGGCTTGTCCACTGGAGTGTTTTGTTGACAAGCTAAATATCATCATGTTGGTTGGGACAAGGTCAGCTTACCTATTTCAGACAGTGGTATAAGGATTAGAAAGCCCTGGACTTCCGTTGTCAGGTAAGTTTCAAGGCAGCTATCAAAACAGGGTCACTGTGGGGAAGCATTGCTCTCAATGGGGCTACTGGTAAACATTAGACCCTTGGCGCTGGTGAACATAGAGATATTAGAGGAGTCCAAGTAGGTAATGGTATGAGGAAGGGTTATATGCTGTAGTCACAAACCTATTATGATAGTTGTTCTGATACCTTTTCGTTAGCTAGGTGCAAGGTGGCTACCAGAGGAGtagtcattttttttcttgtaaatggAAGTGCTTCTCCCTTCCCCAAGTGGAGTTTGTTTGGTCCCTTCAATTTAAATAGATTACCTGGATTGGAAAGCTAAACCTAGAACAACTTCCTATGACTTGGTACATgattacccttttctttgaggGTTAGTTGAAGATTCAAGGTTCCTCTAAGGATGCCCTTTTGTCAGGACTACCTTGCTTGGTCCCATTCTCACTTCTGATGCCCTGAGGAACACAGACATATAGAGGTGAACTATAATAAACAGGAAATTGGCGATCGGTCTTTTTCTCTATTATTCATTGCCTAGTTTTCTTAATTTAGGGCATATATCAGGCGATGCGAATCTCAGCAATGAATTTTTGCATTCTTGTGGTCTGGGTTGTTGGAGGCATAGAGAAAAAGATGTACTTGGATGCTCATGCTTCTTTTTTTCCCTGTAAGGTGgtgtaaaaaagaaaactaaaagagCTTTTAACAGTATATGGAATTCAACCTGTCTTAAAAGCAACCAATCCCTGAAAAGTTGTTTTTGAGATACAATGTTAGCTCTTGTGATTTTTACTTGCTCTTTCACACATTGCCAGTTTTTATGTACATCAACAACAAACCAAGGTTTAATCTTACTAGGTGGTGGCAATATAGATTCTGACTCATcaataaggtatatttatggCTGCATCTTCTGTAAGTTGcctgtttttatttattaaaaataaaatgaaaaacaagaaggaaaaagcATAACCTATAAATGTATAGTAATGCAATGTAGTTTTTAGAAGCTCAATTCATAGATTCAGCTCATAAAACGAAAAAGAGACTAAGAATGTTAGGGCGGAACAATAGATGTCTTACTTTGTTAGTTTACTAGTCTGTCTGCTGAACAAATTAGAGCAGCCTGATGATTTAACATAAACAGCTCTTAAATCAAATTATACCCTTTTTTAAgccaaatttcaaataattggATTCATAGATTAGGTAGCATTTTTTACAGTTGAACTCCAGCTTTCTCAGGCTTCACGCTttggattttatatttttactagcCAGACCCAAACTTGGAGAGAGGTGCAGGTTGCAGGTACATTTACacaatagaaatatttttacacaatggaaggagaacaagaaaaagaagacagTTCAAAGATATCCAATTATCCACCTGGAGAGCCATAACACCAGTTGCAAACTGGGTCATTGGATGAGCTGAAACAGGCAGGGAATCAATAGCTTTATACACATAATCTGCAATCACAAACATGAAGTAAACTAATAAACACATTGGTGGTGTAAATCAGGAGAGTGAAGCAAGAACCAAAGACATCTCAGGTGATAGCTGGCTCTAAACCAGGACATGTAAACATATTGTAATCCAGGATTTGAAGACCTAAAAATTGGCTCTACAACTATAATTGAGTGCTCTAATATTCTCAAAATGGAATGAGCTGAACAATCAACTAGGAGAGAAGAAGTGACACAATCTGAAGTTAGGTTTCCCTTTAAAACcacatagaaaaaataaatcagaaATAGAAAAAGGCTGATAAGAAGCCaacatatttatttaacttGCACCAGCTCCAAACATCAGGGTTGGCTTGATATATCACAAGAATGGCAGTCCTTATACAAACTACACAACAGGTGaatcaattataaatattattgaagACAGAAAAGAAAGCTCTAGAACCTGGAACAACAGCACGGCTACGTAATTCCTTGGATAATGCATCTACTTGCTCTTTAGTTGGCACctagaaagagagaatgagcaAGCATAATTCCATTAGAATAAGAGTGAATAGGTAAAATATCCTACTAAAAGGTGTGAGCATGCACACATGAACTGGCAGAAGGAGATTAAATTAAGAACAACGCTGTCCTCCCTGTCACTGTACCACCAATCTCCTTGTTAAATTGCACTGTATGTCTTTTCGTTTGAAACACTACAACTACTTACCTTTCCTGTTAAAAGGAGCCAGAGTAGACCCTCGGGCAATGGCTCTCCACCAGGCTTAGCAGCTGGCAACATTTTCTGACATTCAGGAATGGACAAACCCCTGAAGCGTATGCCCTGTAAAGAGGGGAAGATAAGCTGAGCTTTCAAAGATAGAATTGCAAATCATTTCTTCATGTTATGCAGCCACTTAGCAATCGCTAATACTTGTACATGCATATAGACTAGATACAAGAAACATAAACATGATCCTAGTATGTAACAATATCtcacaacaaaaagaaaaaactggGTATATACCTCTTCAGGATCAAGTAATGACGTTTCCCACAGTAAACCTGTCATTCCTCTCATTCCACCAAGGACCTTTCATATTGCAAATAGATACAAAATAAGAGGCAGAATCACACATTGTTAAAAGGTTCCAAGCAAGCAGATCCAGAAAAAAGTGGATTCTATTTATATTAGCCTATGAGACAGTGATGCAAGGGGAATCTTTACCATGTCAACGGTAATGTTTCCCAGTTGAACCTTCCCACATTCCGACTTCAATTTCTTTAAACGATCCTATAAAAAAATcagataaaataaacaaattctaCTTAGAGAATTAAAATTGATGCCCACATTTCTTGACAAAAATTATCAAAGCacaaaactcaagttttaaattGTGCTGTGTAGCTTGAACAATCTAAAGTCACAACAACGCAAAATATCAAAGACTCCAAGCACAACTAGAGAGAAATCCAAGTTCCCATCATCCCATGTTAATGTTGAGCGACTTATTCCAATCATGACATGAATAGAGATTATAGAAAATTAGGCAGCCCTCCATTGAAGGTAAAAAAATCCACTTGCAACTACTTTGACTAACTCTTCTCATCTTAATTAAGATATGCTACACTTACACGGATGGAACAAAGAATTAAACAATGACAAAGGAATGGAGACATGAATTAAACATATGCAAACATGTATGAAACTACCAAATTGGAAAAATCAAAGACAAAAACTTGTACTAAGGGAGACTGGAACGTCAAAACTACTAGAATGTACCTGCTGTTCGGGAATCAACTCCTTTAGTTGAGAATGAAGGTCCTATAAAGCAAGAAATAATTTCATCAGAAAAACTAGTAGGAGGAGAGAGTGCAAAAAGAGAGAATCAATTCTACACGAAAAAgttactaaaaaatttacactCAATCTTAAAGAATGCTCAATACATAATTGtgagaaatattatatttcacaatgttcttttttcttctgGGCTTCTTTAGTTTTCCAAAACCTCAGAGACCAAAAGAAGTTGCACTTAAGCTGCCCAGGGGGAATGaagattcaaaattcaaaaactgGAAAAAATACCTAGAGGATGAGATGAAATGGTAAAAGAAAAGACTCAGAAGTGTACATGCATGACCTTAAACAGGAAATGCATATACGTTTACTCTAAATTATTATACCTCTGCTACTGTTAATGATGATCAAAAACGAGTAATAGCATATACTTGTGCACCTAAAAATCCTAAATAATATTCATTGACAGTTAAAAATAGTTTGCTTTTCTTTTATAGCTTGAAAGAAGACAGCATCATCCAAAACAAGCAATTTTTGTTACCTTTCTTCCACAggcatattttctaaaatatctgATCTTTTAATTTCTCCGTCTATGTTTGGaatcattttccattttccGGTTGAGGATAAAAGAAGCACCAATAAAGACATTAACCAGATCTTGGatcaaaatcaagagaaaaggTAGAAGATCGATTATTTTTTATGTCTTTAAAAGATGTGTGCCTCCAGATTGCCTGTACGCACTAATCCAACCATACCTATGCAAAATCAGGTTAAGTTACCCATGTGTAatcaattttcataaatatattattttttgttaactACCCCAACCATACAATTTGCATGGAGTCTGTCCATGaggaaaaataaatcaaatgaaCAAGCAAGTTAACTGCACGAACCACAGGTTAAATCCGTAACTGTCAATTCACAATTTTTCCCCCATCTTTTCTTACCCTGAAACTTCATAGTCATATGAATACGCAAAAACAAg
This window of the Diospyros lotus cultivar Yz01 chromosome 5, ASM1463336v1, whole genome shotgun sequence genome carries:
- the LOC127801571 gene encoding citrate synthase, mitochondrial, which encodes MVLHKGVSVLSKLRSRLFQQSNLDKSVRWLQIQTSSDLDLHSQLKELIPEQQDRLKKLKSECGKVQLGNITVDMVLGGMRGMTGLLWETSLLDPEEGIRFRGLSIPECQKMLPAAKPGGEPLPEGLLWLLLTGKVPTKEQVDALSKELRSRAVVPDYVYKAIDSLPVSAHPMTQFATGVMALQVQSEFQKAYEKGIAKSKYWEPTYEDCLSLIAQVPLVASYVYRRMFKNGEVIPKDDSLDYGANFAQMLGFDSPEMHELMRLYVTIHSDHEGGNVSAHTGHLVASALSDPYLSFAAALNGLAGPLHGLANQEVLLWIKSVVEENGENMTTEQLKDYVWKTLNSGKVVPGFGHGVLRNTDPRYTCQREFALKHLPDDPLFQLVSKLYEVVPPILTELGKVKNPWPNVDAHSGVLLNYYGLTEARYYTVLFGVSRSIGICSQLIWDRALGLPLERPKSVTMEWLEKFCKKSA